A genomic window from Levilactobacillus yonginensis includes:
- the tnpA gene encoding IS200/IS605 family transposase, whose translation MANKLNSLAHTKWLCKYHIVFTPKYRRKMIYNQYRRDLQEDIRLLCQYKGVKILEGHMMPDHVHLLVSIPPKLSVSSFMGYLKGKSALMMFDQHANLKYKFGNRHFWSIGYYVSTVGLNEATIKKYIRDQEKSDQAVDRLSVREYEDPFKGQGK comes from the coding sequence ATGGCGAATAAACTCAACAGTCTTGCGCACACAAAGTGGTTATGCAAGTACCATATCGTATTCACTCCAAAGTATAGGAGAAAGATGATTTATAATCAATATCGACGTGACTTACAGGAGGATATTCGACTTTTATGCCAGTATAAAGGGGTCAAGATTTTGGAAGGTCATATGATGCCAGATCATGTTCATCTCCTGGTAAGTATCCCACCCAAGCTCAGTGTGTCGAGCTTTATGGGATATTTAAAGGGAAAAAGTGCGTTGATGATGTTTGACCAGCATGCAAATTTGAAATATAAATTTGGAAATCGACATTTCTGGTCAATCGGATACTACGTGAGCACGGTGGGCTTGAACGAAGCCACCATCAAAAAATATATTCGTGATCAAGAAAAAAGTGATCAGGCGGTGGATAGACTCAGCGTTCGGGAGTATGAAGACCCTTTCAAGGGTCAGGGTAAGTAA
- a CDS encoding ATP-binding cassette domain-containing protein, with protein MSLISLKGVSYRSGDEQILNGIDLDIEAQEWVTIAGPSGGGKSTLVRIIASLLSKTAGELTFDGQPIESYDPIAYRRRVSYSVQQPTLFGQTVRDNLSFPYQIRQLPFDQQRAIDALEYVGLAASDLDKPVIDLSGGQRQRVALLRNVMIYPEVLILDEVTAGLDAENKSFVWQMIRHFNREDKLTIIAITHDQSEIDDAQRLVMVENGRIVAGGAQ; from the coding sequence TTGAGTTTGATTTCATTGAAAGGGGTCAGCTACCGTTCGGGTGACGAACAGATTCTGAACGGCATCGACCTCGACATCGAGGCACAGGAGTGGGTCACCATCGCCGGTCCATCCGGCGGGGGGAAGTCGACCCTGGTGCGAATCATTGCCTCACTTTTAAGCAAGACCGCGGGGGAGCTGACGTTTGACGGGCAGCCCATCGAAAGCTACGACCCGATCGCGTATCGGCGGCGCGTTTCCTACAGCGTGCAGCAGCCGACTTTGTTTGGACAAACGGTGCGGGATAATCTGAGTTTTCCGTACCAGATTCGGCAGCTACCGTTTGACCAGCAGCGGGCCATCGATGCCCTGGAATACGTTGGTTTAGCGGCCAGTGACCTGGATAAACCGGTGATCGACCTTTCCGGGGGTCAGCGGCAACGGGTCGCGCTTCTTCGTAACGTCATGATCTATCCAGAAGTCTTGATTTTGGATGAGGTGACGGCTGGGCTGGACGCAGAAAATAAGTCGTTTGTCTGGCAGATGATCCGGCACTTCAATCGGGAAGATAAGCTCACGATTATTGCCATCACCCACGACCAGTCAGAAATCGACGACGCGCAACGGTTAGTGATGGTCGAGAACGGCCGCATCGTGGCGGGAGGTGCCCAATGA
- a CDS encoding protease pro-enzyme activation domain-containing protein, with protein sequence MKIRLIVASLVVGLLGITGVQASAASTVPLATPYRESSLTGLKKVKQVAKGKTVTLDLVLKTRNASKLPSTALAVNTPGNSQFQQFLTPSTFRSKFGQSTSTTKRLTTYFKARHLKVVTFNDGLVMQLKGSAAAIDATFATKLKTASYHGQRLQYSKKTPRLPKNVAQPIEAVVGITNLVKLTSLSEPGTTASDGPTTDGAPQNFLSQYHATNLAANSQGQGQTIGIISFSKVKTADITHFWSEEGVAASANRISVKSTGGMNVWGNVDPGNAETSLDVEQAGALAPKAKIRVYTASLSDVGWINAFASAFGENKASSLSLSWGLSEGVLQSLSKDHLLTPLYGNIMSTLLSQGATQGVSTFAASGDSGAYGEELAANGDVNEGIYANFPASNPWVTATGGTTLPFSGDLQDGNHVTVKRERTWGGDALFNAYHRDPAFFKANSDAMDTLQSGSGGGISTLYGTPKYQQGVSGVNTYNARQYLSASGLPRLNPKLIQGRQSGRNFPDVVADADPLTGYDSYTSSDGWQVIGGTSVVAPQFAAMAALMNGSRTHRMGLWNPQLYGLAQTSESPFTQLDATTNNSNLFYVGQPGKTYNQAAGLGTVNFDELAHAFQ encoded by the coding sequence ATGAAAATACGCTTGATTGTGGCTAGCCTGGTGGTTGGGCTGCTGGGGATTACTGGTGTGCAAGCCAGTGCAGCATCGACAGTGCCGCTGGCCACACCGTACCGGGAGAGCTCACTAACTGGCCTTAAAAAGGTTAAACAGGTCGCTAAGGGGAAGACGGTGACGTTGGACTTAGTATTGAAGACCCGTAATGCCAGTAAGTTACCGTCCACGGCCTTAGCTGTTAATACGCCAGGAAATTCGCAATTTCAGCAATTTCTGACACCGAGCACGTTTCGGTCTAAATTTGGCCAATCAACCAGTACGACTAAACGTCTGACGACTTACTTCAAAGCTCGGCATCTGAAGGTTGTCACGTTTAATGATGGCTTAGTGATGCAGCTGAAGGGGTCAGCTGCCGCGATTGATGCCACCTTCGCAACTAAGCTTAAAACGGCGAGTTACCACGGCCAAAGACTTCAGTATTCTAAGAAGACGCCGCGATTGCCCAAAAACGTGGCGCAACCCATTGAAGCGGTCGTTGGTATTACCAATTTAGTTAAGCTCACGAGTCTATCGGAACCCGGGACCACGGCGAGTGACGGACCAACGACGGATGGTGCCCCCCAGAACTTTCTCTCGCAGTACCACGCCACAAATTTGGCCGCTAATAGTCAGGGCCAGGGTCAAACTATTGGTATCATTAGCTTCAGCAAAGTAAAGACGGCAGACATCACTCATTTCTGGTCAGAAGAGGGCGTCGCGGCTTCTGCCAACCGGATCAGTGTGAAGTCCACTGGCGGGATGAATGTTTGGGGAAACGTTGACCCAGGTAACGCCGAAACTTCGTTGGATGTAGAGCAGGCTGGCGCGCTAGCACCGAAGGCCAAAATTCGGGTCTACACGGCGTCACTCAGTGATGTTGGGTGGATCAACGCCTTTGCCAGCGCCTTTGGTGAAAATAAGGCCAGTTCCCTCTCCCTGAGTTGGGGCCTGTCAGAGGGGGTTCTCCAGAGTCTCAGTAAGGATCACTTATTAACGCCACTATACGGAAACATTATGAGCACGCTACTATCTCAGGGAGCGACGCAAGGGGTGTCAACTTTTGCGGCCTCTGGGGACAGCGGTGCTTACGGAGAAGAATTAGCGGCTAACGGTGACGTAAACGAGGGAATCTACGCCAACTTCCCAGCTAGCAACCCGTGGGTCACGGCGACTGGTGGGACGACATTGCCATTTTCTGGAGACTTGCAGGATGGCAATCACGTCACCGTTAAGCGGGAACGAACCTGGGGTGGCGACGCACTATTTAATGCATATCATCGTGATCCCGCCTTCTTTAAAGCAAATTCGGACGCTATGGATACGTTGCAGAGTGGTAGTGGTGGCGGGATTTCTACGCTGTACGGCACGCCGAAGTATCAACAGGGGGTTTCGGGGGTCAACACTTACAATGCCCGGCAGTACTTGTCTGCTAGTGGCTTGCCCCGGCTAAATCCTAAATTAATTCAAGGCCGTCAGAGTGGTCGAAACTTCCCAGACGTTGTGGCTGACGCTGATCCACTTACAGGATATGATTCCTACACGTCCAGTGATGGCTGGCAAGTTATCGGGGGAACCAGCGTCGTGGCACCGCAGTTTGCGGCCATGGCGGCCCTGATGAACGGTAGTCGGACACACCGAATGGGTCTGTGGAATCCGCAGCTTTATGGCTTGGCGCAAACGTCGGAGTCGCCGTTTACTCAACTGGATGCCACTACCAACAACAGTAATTTGTTCTACGTGGGCCAGCCCGGTAAGACTTACAACCAAGCCGCTGGATTGGGTACCGTGAACTTTGACGAGTTAGCGCACGCGTTCCAATAA
- a CDS encoding DUF368 domain-containing protein encodes MIALGFILPGVSGGVLAAILGIYERLLGFMAHFRENFKRDFWYFVPVGLGGIVGIALLSAPLEYLLAHWQIIVLWGFAGAIVGTLPALTQTASSQTARDGADHAWFWGTLLISGGLLYFMSDLFGTLPANFGGFMIAGALIALGVLVPGLSPSNLLLILGLFTPMLTGFKNFDILGVYLPITLGGILAMALFSKSMDYLIHRFHSRVYHFILGIVTASTILILVPNSHAAESISYAGATWQTLILSAIALVVGIALGYWMSQLEEKYK; translated from the coding sequence ATCATTGCTTTAGGCTTCATTTTACCCGGTGTTTCTGGTGGTGTCTTAGCCGCCATTCTAGGAATTTACGAACGCCTGCTAGGCTTCATGGCACACTTTAGAGAAAATTTTAAACGTGATTTTTGGTATTTTGTCCCAGTCGGCCTGGGCGGAATCGTGGGTATTGCCCTCCTTTCGGCCCCGCTAGAATACTTGCTGGCACACTGGCAGATCATCGTTCTCTGGGGATTCGCGGGCGCCATTGTAGGAACGTTACCGGCCCTGACGCAAACGGCCAGTTCTCAGACGGCTCGTGATGGGGCCGACCACGCCTGGTTCTGGGGAACCCTGCTGATTAGTGGCGGGCTTCTCTACTTTATGAGTGACCTCTTTGGCACCCTGCCCGCTAATTTTGGGGGATTCATGATTGCTGGTGCTCTGATTGCCCTGGGGGTCCTTGTGCCGGGGCTCAGCCCGTCCAACTTATTACTGATTCTGGGACTCTTCACGCCAATGCTCACTGGATTTAAAAACTTCGATATTCTAGGCGTCTACTTGCCCATTACCTTGGGGGGAATCCTGGCCATGGCCCTCTTCTCCAAGAGCATGGACTACTTGATTCACCGATTCCATTCCCGTGTATACCATTTCATTTTGGGAATTGTCACCGCCAGCACCATCTTAATTTTGGTGCCCAACAGTCACGCTGCTGAAAGTATTTCATACGCTGGTGCCACCTGGCAAACGTTGATTCTCAGCGCCATCGCTTTAGTGGTCGGCATTGCCTTGGGCTACTGGATGAGTCAGTTGGAAGAAAAATACAAGTAA
- the glpK gene encoding glycerol kinase GlpK — MALKQPENYLLAIDQGTSSTRALIFDHTGRKVIEGYKEVPQYYPHAGWVESDANEIWNSVLSVIASALIDASIHPENIQAIGISSQRETTIVWDKVTGEPIYHAIGWQSKQTSSLAKQLVAEGRAEAIKQKTGLVVDAYFSATKVRWILDHVPGAQQRAEDGELLFGTVDSWLAWKLSGGKIHVTDYSNASRTMLFNIHDLQWDQDILNWLNIPAAMLPEVKSSSEVYGVTQNFQFYGVEVPIAGIIGDQSAALLGQLALEPGTVKNTYGDGAFVMMNTGHEPQLSEHNLLTTIAYKLDGKVTYALEGSILVAGTALAWLHESMQIISSVPESRQAAMASTDDDEVYVVPSFNGLGAPYWDPDAKGAVFGLTRGTNREDFVKATLQSIAYQTRDVLRTMKQDTGIQISELMADGGASRNRYLMQFQADIINTPVQRAADEETTAMGAAIAAGLAVGFWDSLDEVKEIRTAGRLFTPNMEEDHRNRLYAGWQQAVAATRAFKPDQD, encoded by the coding sequence ATGGCACTCAAACAACCGGAGAACTATCTGTTAGCAATCGACCAAGGCACGAGTAGCACCCGGGCGCTCATTTTTGATCACACGGGTCGCAAGGTGATTGAAGGATACAAGGAAGTTCCCCAATATTATCCCCATGCAGGCTGGGTTGAATCCGATGCGAATGAGATCTGGAACAGCGTCCTGTCGGTCATTGCCAGTGCACTGATCGATGCGTCGATTCATCCAGAAAATATTCAGGCTATCGGTATCAGTAGTCAACGGGAAACCACGATCGTTTGGGATAAAGTGACCGGTGAACCCATCTATCACGCCATTGGCTGGCAAAGTAAGCAGACGTCTAGTCTCGCTAAACAGTTAGTGGCTGAGGGCCGGGCCGAGGCCATTAAACAAAAGACTGGGCTGGTCGTGGACGCTTACTTCAGTGCAACCAAGGTGCGGTGGATTCTGGACCATGTGCCGGGCGCTCAGCAGCGGGCCGAAGATGGTGAGCTGTTATTTGGGACGGTCGACAGTTGGCTGGCCTGGAAGTTATCGGGTGGCAAGATTCACGTGACCGACTACAGTAACGCCAGTCGGACCATGTTATTTAACATTCACGACCTCCAGTGGGACCAAGATATTCTGAACTGGTTGAACATTCCAGCGGCCATGTTGCCCGAAGTGAAGTCTAGTTCTGAAGTCTATGGGGTTACCCAAAACTTCCAATTCTATGGTGTGGAAGTCCCAATTGCTGGGATTATTGGTGACCAATCAGCCGCACTGCTGGGGCAATTGGCCTTGGAACCCGGCACCGTAAAGAACACGTACGGGGATGGGGCCTTCGTCATGATGAATACCGGCCACGAGCCACAGTTGTCCGAACATAATCTGTTGACGACGATTGCCTATAAGCTAGATGGTAAAGTGACCTACGCACTTGAAGGGTCAATCCTGGTAGCTGGGACGGCGTTGGCTTGGTTACACGAAAGCATGCAAATTATCAGTAGTGTACCGGAGTCTCGACAAGCTGCCATGGCCTCGACGGATGACGATGAAGTTTACGTGGTCCCTTCCTTTAACGGGTTGGGGGCACCTTACTGGGATCCCGACGCTAAAGGAGCCGTCTTTGGCCTGACCCGGGGGACCAACCGGGAAGACTTTGTGAAGGCGACGTTGCAGTCAATTGCTTATCAAACCCGGGATGTCTTACGGACGATGAAGCAGGACACTGGGATTCAAATCTCAGAGTTGATGGCCGATGGTGGAGCCTCGCGGAACCGCTATCTGATGCAGTTCCAGGCCGATATCATCAACACACCAGTTCAACGAGCCGCCGATGAAGAAACTACGGCGATGGGGGCTGCCATTGCGGCGGGCCTAGCCGTTGGTTTCTGGGATAGCCTGGATGAAGTCAAAGAGATTCGGACGGCGGGTCGGCTCTTCACACCGAACATGGAAGAGGACCACCGGAATCGGTTGTACGCTGGTTGGCAACAGGCCGTTGCCGCTACCCGGGCCTTTAAGCCGGATCAAGATTAA
- the fetB gene encoding ABC transporter permease, giving the protein MNLAVNNQSLMLALGLVVIALIIGWKEKLGIDRDMIIGVVRAIVQLFIVGYLLKYVFKVDNVWLTSTLILIIIFNASYNAKQRSNGIPHALPISIGAILASTAVTLGVLMWSGAIKFIPSQMIPISGMIASNSMVAIGLCYRNLNSQFRLERQAVTEKLALGADLKDASRDIVRDSIKTGMQPTIDSAKTMGIVSLPGMMSGLIFAGVDPVHAIKYQIMVVFMLMSATSIGSVLACYLAYRGFYNKRKQLVIPSN; this is encoded by the coding sequence ATGAATTTAGCAGTCAATAATCAGTCGTTGATGCTGGCGCTGGGCCTGGTGGTCATCGCCCTCATCATCGGTTGGAAAGAAAAATTAGGCATCGACCGTGACATGATCATCGGCGTGGTGCGGGCCATCGTGCAGCTCTTTATCGTCGGGTATCTGTTGAAGTACGTCTTCAAAGTTGATAACGTGTGGCTGACCAGCACGCTGATTTTAATCATTATTTTTAACGCCAGCTATAATGCTAAACAGCGCAGCAATGGGATTCCACACGCACTACCAATTTCGATTGGCGCCATTCTGGCCAGCACGGCCGTGACGCTGGGCGTACTGATGTGGTCCGGCGCTATCAAATTCATTCCGTCGCAGATGATCCCCATTTCCGGGATGATTGCGTCAAACTCAATGGTCGCCATTGGTCTGTGTTACCGCAACCTCAACTCGCAGTTCCGGTTGGAGCGACAGGCGGTCACGGAAAAATTGGCGTTGGGCGCCGACTTGAAGGACGCGTCACGCGACATCGTGCGGGATTCCATTAAGACGGGGATGCAGCCGACGATTGACTCCGCCAAGACCATGGGAATCGTGAGTCTGCCGGGGATGATGTCCGGCCTGATTTTCGCTGGAGTTGACCCGGTACACGCTATCAAGTATCAGATCATGGTAGTCTTCATGTTGATGTCAGCCACCAGTATCGGATCGGTTTTGGCCTGTTACCTGGCATACCGGGGATTCTATAATAAACGTAAACAGTTGGTCATTCCGTCAAATTAG
- a CDS encoding endonuclease III domain-containing protein produces the protein MTIEELYRTMAKKMGPQPWLKPGTPWAETPVEIMLGAILVQNTNWRNVEPSLINLKRETAFKPAQLRQLTPETLVPLIKTSGFYQRKGAAILALADWLGQVADDLDALKQRDGTSLRHELLGITGIGNETADYILMYTLDHGTFMVDTYARRLFAWLGATMPKTYPAFQKQVLARFSLELADYQEFHALIDEFGKQVKSDEAFAQSFLAGQRLTL, from the coding sequence ATGACGATTGAAGAATTGTACCGCACAATGGCGAAGAAAATGGGGCCGCAACCGTGGCTAAAACCAGGGACCCCGTGGGCCGAAACCCCGGTGGAAATCATGCTGGGCGCCATCTTGGTACAGAACACCAACTGGCGCAACGTTGAGCCGTCCCTGATCAATTTGAAACGAGAAACGGCCTTCAAACCCGCCCAACTCCGCCAACTCACGCCCGAGACGTTGGTACCACTGATCAAGACCAGTGGGTTCTACCAGCGGAAGGGGGCCGCTATTTTGGCCTTGGCTGACTGGCTCGGACAGGTCGCTGACGACTTAGACGCTCTCAAGCAACGGGATGGGACCAGTTTACGGCACGAGCTGCTGGGTATCACTGGTATCGGCAACGAAACGGCCGATTATATTTTGATGTACACACTGGACCACGGGACGTTCATGGTCGACACTTACGCGCGGCGGCTATTTGCGTGGCTGGGAGCAACCATGCCGAAGACCTATCCGGCGTTTCAGAAACAAGTCTTGGCTCGGTTCTCACTGGAATTGGCTGATTACCAGGAATTTCACGCGTTGATCGATGAGTTTGGTAAGCAAGTGAAGTCTGATGAAGCCTTTGCTCAGTCCTTTTTGGCTGGGCAGCGACTGACGTTGTAA
- a CDS encoding gamma-glutamyl-gamma-aminobutyrate hydrolase family protein, which produces MRPRIALPADTLDEATNIINERNAAFAPRPVIEAIVKAGGLPIILPSVDPEDVADYLPLFDGVAFLGGFDVDPTFFDEEPHLRLGKTYRKRDLFEIELLKQAVAANKAILGICRGLQLINVGLGGTLYQDLSEDPTAEIKHSQAAAGNQPSHHITVVPGSTLAKLTGVRPYVNSRHHQAVNQVAPSLTITAQADDQVIEALESKNSDQIVAVQWHPENMYKHHEESRQIFENFVNRAAARTPEV; this is translated from the coding sequence ATGCGCCCACGAATTGCCTTACCCGCCGACACACTCGACGAAGCAACCAATATTATCAACGAACGAAATGCGGCCTTCGCGCCCCGTCCCGTGATTGAAGCCATCGTGAAAGCGGGGGGCCTTCCCATCATTTTACCTAGCGTGGACCCCGAAGACGTTGCCGATTACTTACCCCTCTTTGACGGAGTAGCTTTTCTCGGTGGCTTTGACGTCGATCCCACTTTCTTTGATGAGGAGCCTCACCTGCGCTTGGGCAAGACCTACCGGAAACGTGACCTCTTTGAGATTGAATTACTTAAACAAGCGGTCGCTGCCAATAAAGCCATCCTGGGAATCTGCCGGGGTCTCCAGCTGATCAACGTCGGCTTAGGCGGCACCCTGTATCAAGACCTCAGCGAAGATCCAACTGCTGAAATCAAACACAGTCAGGCCGCCGCGGGCAACCAACCCAGCCACCATATCACCGTTGTGCCCGGTAGTACGCTGGCCAAGTTGACCGGTGTTCGGCCTTACGTCAACTCTCGCCATCACCAGGCCGTTAACCAGGTGGCACCTTCCCTGACAATTACAGCGCAGGCGGACGATCAGGTCATTGAAGCCTTGGAGTCCAAGAACAGTGACCAAATCGTAGCTGTGCAATGGCACCCCGAAAACATGTATAAGCACCACGAAGAGTCACGTCAAATTTTCGAGAACTTTGTGAACCGAGCCGCCGCTCGGACCCCGGAAGTGTAA
- a CDS encoding oxidoreductase, producing MSQRKVALVTGASSGIGNAIARSLHRNGVIVYAGARRVSRMNDLDDLGITTLPLDVTDATSVEHVVDRIVSETGRVDILVNNAGYGLMGALEDVPLEQAQDQFDVNLFGAARLIQSVLPMMRQQHAGRIINITSVDGKIAQPLASWYVASKFALEGLSDALRLELEPLGIHTVVIEPGAIRSEWADIATKHLQETSAKGPYQPTADRAAAILAAVKQFSSKPQVIARLADRAALSRRPKTRYHAGSGSQLLYLKPFMSDKMIDRMWRVVGEAAQRITH from the coding sequence ATGTCACAACGAAAAGTTGCATTAGTCACTGGTGCGTCATCTGGAATCGGTAACGCCATTGCTCGCAGTCTGCACCGCAACGGGGTCATCGTCTACGCCGGGGCGCGGCGGGTCAGTCGGATGAACGATTTGGACGACCTGGGGATTACCACACTGCCGTTAGATGTCACGGACGCTACCAGTGTGGAACACGTTGTCGACCGCATTGTCAGTGAGACTGGTCGGGTGGATATCCTGGTCAACAACGCTGGCTACGGCCTGATGGGGGCGTTAGAGGATGTACCCCTGGAACAGGCGCAAGATCAATTCGATGTGAACTTATTTGGGGCGGCCCGGTTGATTCAGTCGGTGCTGCCGATGATGCGGCAACAACACGCTGGTCGGATCATCAATATTACCTCGGTTGACGGCAAAATAGCCCAACCGCTGGCTAGTTGGTACGTTGCTTCCAAGTTTGCCTTAGAAGGCCTCTCTGACGCGTTACGCTTGGAGCTGGAACCACTGGGCATCCATACTGTCGTCATCGAACCCGGGGCCATTCGCTCCGAGTGGGCCGACATTGCCACGAAACATTTGCAGGAAACCTCTGCTAAGGGCCCGTACCAACCAACGGCGGACCGCGCAGCGGCGATTCTGGCGGCGGTCAAACAGTTCTCCAGCAAGCCCCAGGTCATCGCGCGGTTGGCCGACAGAGCAGCGTTGTCTCGGCGCCCGAAGACCCGTTACCATGCGGGTTCTGGTAGCCAGTTACTCTACTTGAAACCATTTATGTCCGACAAGATGATCGACCGGATGTGGCGGGTGGTTGGTGAAGCGGCACAACGAATTACCCACTAA
- the rlmD gene encoding 23S rRNA (uracil(1939)-C(5))-methyltransferase RlmD: MANFDSRNHRGTYSDRNDRHEHSDRRNHFDRNDRGHNGFRRNDNQHDRGFNDRQREARENPGVQVEVGQRFPLTIKRMGINGEGIGYYKRMAVFVPGALTDEEAVVEVTSVATRFLRAKVHRIRKASPHRVDPRDSYADEVGGFELEHLDYPEQLKFKRDIVAQSLERYQPEGYRHYDLRPTLGMADPYGYRNKAQFQVRRNAEGQIEAGLYAERSHDLVDLATCSVQMPVTMTVMRAVVAMLQDLDMPIYDEEAGSGIVKTLVVRAAANTDDVQLVFITNSQKLPRKRELLERIAKELPQVTSVMQNVNPGKTSLVWGDDTRHLAGEETITEKLDGLAFKLSARAFLQLNPAQMEVLYAEAKKALNLQPGESVVDAYSGIGTIGLTLADVAEEVRGMDVIPEAVEDANENAVANGITNAHYEVGTAEELLPKWVMTGFRPDAIVVDPPRTGLDGTLIDTILGVRPDKLVYISCNPSTLAKDLVELTHDYQVDYIQSVDMMPQTARCEAVVKLSRRQ, translated from the coding sequence ATGGCAAATTTTGATTCACGGAATCACCGCGGCACCTACAGTGACCGCAACGACCGGCACGAACACAGCGACCGGCGGAACCACTTTGACCGGAACGACCGGGGCCACAACGGCTTTCGGCGCAATGACAACCAACACGACCGCGGATTTAACGACCGCCAACGGGAAGCCCGGGAAAACCCAGGCGTCCAGGTCGAAGTTGGTCAACGTTTCCCACTGACCATCAAGCGAATGGGTATCAACGGCGAGGGTATCGGCTATTACAAGCGGATGGCCGTTTTTGTTCCCGGCGCCCTGACCGATGAAGAAGCCGTGGTTGAAGTCACCAGCGTGGCGACCCGCTTTCTCCGAGCTAAAGTTCACCGCATCCGTAAGGCCAGCCCTCACCGGGTCGATCCCCGTGACAGCTACGCCGACGAAGTGGGTGGCTTTGAGCTAGAACACTTAGACTACCCAGAACAATTGAAATTTAAACGTGACATCGTGGCACAGTCCCTGGAACGTTACCAACCAGAAGGTTACCGGCACTATGATCTGCGGCCAACGCTGGGGATGGCTGACCCTTATGGTTATCGGAATAAGGCTCAGTTCCAAGTCCGCCGCAACGCCGAGGGCCAGATTGAAGCTGGTTTATACGCCGAACGCAGCCACGACTTGGTTGACTTAGCCACCTGTTCCGTCCAAATGCCCGTCACCATGACGGTTATGCGGGCCGTCGTTGCCATGTTACAGGACCTGGACATGCCGATCTACGATGAAGAAGCCGGTTCCGGAATCGTTAAGACACTGGTCGTTCGGGCCGCTGCCAACACCGATGACGTGCAACTCGTCTTCATCACCAACTCACAAAAACTCCCCCGCAAGCGGGAACTGTTGGAACGCATTGCGAAGGAATTGCCACAGGTAACCTCCGTTATGCAAAACGTCAATCCCGGCAAGACATCACTGGTCTGGGGCGACGACACCCGCCATTTAGCTGGCGAAGAAACCATTACCGAAAAGCTCGACGGGTTGGCCTTCAAGCTATCCGCCCGGGCCTTTCTCCAACTGAACCCTGCCCAAATGGAGGTTCTGTATGCTGAAGCTAAGAAAGCCCTCAACCTCCAACCTGGCGAATCCGTGGTCGACGCCTACTCCGGTATCGGTACGATTGGGCTGACTCTGGCTGACGTGGCCGAGGAAGTTCGGGGGATGGACGTCATTCCTGAAGCTGTAGAGGACGCTAACGAAAACGCTGTGGCCAACGGCATTACCAACGCCCACTACGAAGTTGGAACCGCTGAAGAACTCCTGCCGAAATGGGTCATGACTGGTTTCCGGCCGGACGCCATCGTGGTAGATCCACCACGCACTGGTCTAGATGGCACGCTGATTGATACCATCCTCGGTGTGCGACCAGATAAGCTCGTCTACATTTCCTGCAACCCATCGACATTGGCTAAGGACTTGGTTGAGTTGACCCATGATTATCAGGTCGATTACATCCAGTCTGTGGACATGATGCCCCAGACGGCGCGGTGCGAAGCAGTCGTCAAACTAAGTCGACGTCAATAG
- a CDS encoding helix-turn-helix domain-containing protein: MTYFHLEGNHYVITHGFTKKPAKTPRNKIVKEQYQKQLTQREFAELVGKPQSTIARIETAECFR; this comes from the coding sequence GTGACTTATTTTCACCTTGAAGGAAATCATTACGTAATTACCCATGGATTCACTAAAAAACCTGCAAAAACGCCCCGAAACAAGATTGTTAAGGAACAATACCAAAAACAGCTTACCCAACGAGAATTTGCTGAACTCGTTGGCAAACCCCAATCCACTATTGCCCGCATTGAAACGGCTGAATGTTTCCGTTAA